From the Burkholderia ubonensis subsp. mesacidophila genome, the window CTTGCCGCCGAGCTCGAGCCACACGCGCTTCAGGTTCGATTGCGCCGCGTACTGCATGATCAGCTTGCCGACCGCGGTCGAACCGGTGAATGCAATGCAGTCGACGCCGGGATGCAGCGCGAGCAGCTTGCCCGGCTCGCCCGCGCCCGGCACGACGTTGAACACGCCCGCCGGAATGCCGGCCTCGTGCGCGAGCTGCGCGACCTTGATCGCCGTGAGCGGCGACTTCTCCGACGGCTTCAGCACGACGCTGTTGCCGGCGGCGAGCGCGGGACCGAACTTCCACGCGGCCATCAGGATCGGGAAATTCCACGGCACGACCGCCGCGACGACGCCGACCGGCTCGCGCGTGACGAGCCCGACCAGGTGATGATCGGCCGGCACGACTTCGCCGCCGACCTTGTCGATCGCTTCGGCGAACCATTCGACGCAATACGCGGCGCCCGGCACGTCGACCGTCGTCGTGTCGCCGATCGGCTTGCCGGCATCGAGCGTCTCGAGCAGCGCGAGCTCGTCGAGATGCGCGCGCATCAGCGCGGCCCAGCGCAGCAGCACCGCCTTGCGCGCACGCGGGTTCAGCCCGGCCCACACCTGCGCGTCGAACGCGCGGCGCGCGGCCGCGACGGCCGCGTTCACGTCCGCCTCGCCGCAATCGGCGACCTGCGCGAGCACGCGGCCGTCGATCGGGCTCACGCAGTCGAAAGTCCGGCCGGACTGCGCATCGCGAGACGCGCCGTCGATGAACGCGCGCCCTTCGATCGCGAGCGACGCTGCCTTGTCCTGCCAATCTTTCAAAGTCAACTTGTTCATCAGGATGCCTCAATGGTTGTGGCATTCGCCGCGGGTGGGCGGCAGCGCACGTCGTGCGGCCGGTGGCGAATGCGATGACGCGCGATCAGAAGGTCGGCGGCGAGTTGGCCGAGACGACCTCGCAGACTTGCTCCGCGCTGGGATTGCGAAAACGGTGCGGCAAACGGCTTTCGAAGTAGTAGCCGTCTCCGGGATCGAGCAGCCAGGTCGCGCCGTCGACGGTGAGCTCGAGCCGGCCCGACACGACGACGCCGCCCTCGTGCCCGGCATGCGCGAGCATCTCGGGCCCTGTGTCGGCGTGCGGCTGGTAGACCTCGCGCATGATGCACATGTTGCGGTCCTTCACGCCTGCGCCGACGAGATGAAACGCGAGCGTGTCGTTGCCGAGGTTCGGCATCGCGTCGCGGCGCGACACCACGGTGCGCGACTCGACGAGCTCGAACGTGAAGAACTCGGCAAGGCTCATCGGAATGCACTCGAGCAGCTTCTTCAGCGAGCCGACCGACGGGCTCACGCGGCCCTGCTCGATCAGCGAGATCGTGCCGTTGGTCACGCCGGCCCGCTTCGCGAGTTCGCGCTGCGACAGGCCATGCTTGTTGCGCACGAAACGCAGGCGCTCGGCGACTTCGGTGGACATCGATTCGGTTTCGGACACGATAAGTGCGAGGAAAGAATGAAACGACGCGTGGAGCGGCCGTTGAATATTCTAATCACTTTATGTCGGGTATTGGCGGGGAAAACCCTGAAAGGCGTCCGAAATATTCAACACTTTTCCGCCATTCCATTCACGCATATTTTATTCGCAGTGCTTCGGGAAAGCCCTGATCGAAGACCATAAAAAAACATTTGACGCCGTTTTTGGCTCGTATATGCTGGCTCTCAGGTCAGCGTCATTGAACCGTCACGCGCATCGAAACGCGTTATTGCAACGCAAAAAACCGATGCCCGCCGAGGTTCACGGCGCGCGACCCGCGTCTCGATTATTTAAACGCCTCGCGCGTTCAGGCAATCAGGCGTTCAATACTTTCAACGAACCAGTCGAGTGTAATCGTGAGAGTCCGTGGCCCTCTGGTGAGGTGGGATCGTGGCGATGTGCGAAGTCTGCGCAGCGCCGCCCCGACCATCACCGATGGCAGTTGCGGCTGGCATAGTCCTCGCCTGCTGCATCTGTCCATCTACACCATCCTGTCCCGTCGTTCCGTCCGGCGTCACAACGCCGTCTCCGCACGCGCGTTCGTCGCCATCCATACCGACGAAGTGGCGTCGCTGCTGCCATAGCGCCTCTTTCCCTTTCACGTCGTCCGTTT encodes:
- a CDS encoding aldehyde dehydrogenase encodes the protein MNKLTLKDWQDKAASLAIEGRAFIDGASRDAQSGRTFDCVSPIDGRVLAQVADCGEADVNAAVAAARRAFDAQVWAGLNPRARKAVLLRWAALMRAHLDELALLETLDAGKPIGDTTTVDVPGAAYCVEWFAEAIDKVGGEVVPADHHLVGLVTREPVGVVAAVVPWNFPILMAAWKFGPALAAGNSVVLKPSEKSPLTAIKVAQLAHEAGIPAGVFNVVPGAGEPGKLLALHPGVDCIAFTGSTAVGKLIMQYAAQSNLKRVWLELGGKSPNIVLPDCPDLDRAAQAAAGAIFYNMGEMCTAGSRLLVHRDIKDVFIEKLVAAARAYVPGNPLDPAVSMGAIVDGIQLERVLGYIDAGRQEGRLVTGGARVKQETGGFYVEPTVFEVKPDARIAREEIFGPVLSVIAFDDVDEAVRIANDSEYGLAAALWTSNLTTAHEVSRRLRAGTVWVNCYDEGGDMNFPFGGYRQSGNGRDKSLHALEKYTELKSTLVRLR
- a CDS encoding cupin domain-containing protein, coding for MSTEVAERLRFVRNKHGLSQRELAKRAGVTNGTISLIEQGRVSPSVGSLKKLLECIPMSLAEFFTFELVESRTVVSRRDAMPNLGNDTLAFHLVGAGVKDRNMCIMREVYQPHADTGPEMLAHAGHEGGVVVSGRLELTVDGATWLLDPGDGYYFESRLPHRFRNPSAEQVCEVVSANSPPTF